A stretch of the Vicia villosa cultivar HV-30 ecotype Madison, WI unplaced genomic scaffold, Vvil1.0 ctg.004915F_1_1, whole genome shotgun sequence genome encodes the following:
- the LOC131642386 gene encoding large ribosomal subunit protein eL24 gives MVLKTELCRFSGAKIYPGRGIRFIRSDSQVFLFVNSKCKRYFHNRLKPSKLTWTAMYRKQHKKDIAQEAVKKRRRATKKPYSRSIVGATLEVIQKKRAEKPEVRDAAREAALREIKERIKKTKDEKKAKKAEVASKAQKSGKGNVQKGGLPKGPKLGGGGGKR, from the exons ATGGTTCTCAA GACTGAACTCTGCCGATTCAGTGGTGCAAAGATCTACCCAGGAAGAGGCATCAGATTTATTCGTAGTGATTCACAG GTTTTTCTATTTGTGAACTCAAAATGTAAGAGGTATTTCCACAATCGTTTGAAGCCTTCGAAGCTCACATGGACTGCCATGTACAGAAAGCAACACAAGAAG GACATAGCTCAAGAAGCTGTGAAGAAGAGACGTCGTGCTACCAAGAAGCCATACTCTCGGTCCATTGTTGGTGCTACACTGGAAGTCATTCAGAAGAAAAGAGCTGAGAAGCCTGAAGTTCGAGATGCAGCTAGGGAAGCTGCTTTGCG TGAAATCAAAGAGAGGATTAAGAAAACAAAGGATGAGAAGAAAGCCAAGAAAGCAGAAGTAGCATCTAAGGCACAAAAATCAGGCAAAGGCAATGTTCAGAAAGGTGGTTTGCCCAAGGGTCCTAAATTGGGTGGTGGTGGCGGTAAACGTTAG